The region TGGAGAACTGCACCGTGTGCACCGGCCAGACCTCGAAGCCGAGGCGCTGCAGGGGAAAGACCGCGGCGGCGTTGCCGACGTGGCCGTAAACGACGTGGGACTGGAGGGATAGGATGGCCATGGCGGTGATGTTTCCCGGTGGCGCGCCCGCCAGCTTGCCTGGGGCGCGCCATTGTTTATAGTCGCGGCCCGAAAACGCCAGCCGCCGGCCGCCATGATGCCCGACGGCGCCCGCTTCGCAAGAAGGACCGACCATGACAGCGACCGCCCGGCCCCGCCGTTCCGTTCTCTACATGCCGGGGTCCAATGCGCGTGCCCTCGAAAAGGGCCGCAGCCTGCAGGCCGACGCCTTGATCCTGGATCTGGAGGACGCCGTCGCGCCCGACGCCAAGGCGACAGCGCGCGACCAGATCGTCGCGGCGGTCAAGGCCGGCGGTTACGGGCTGCGCGAGCTGATCGTGCGGGTTAACGGCTTCGACAGCCCTTGGGGCGAGGACGACGTCAAGGCCATGGCGACCAGCGGGGCCGACGCGATCCTGCTGCCCAAGGTCGAGAGCGCGGCCATGGTCCAGGCACTGGAGTCCAAGATGGCGGCGGCCGGCGCGCCGGCCGAGATGGCGATCATGTGCATGATGGAGACCCCGCTCGGCATGCTCCACGCCGAAGAGATCGCGGCGGCCTCGCCACGGGTCTCCTGCTTCGTCATGGGGACCTCCGAC is a window of Kiloniellales bacterium DNA encoding:
- a CDS encoding CoA ester lyase, with translation MTATARPRRSVLYMPGSNARALEKGRSLQADALILDLEDAVAPDAKATARDQIVAAVKAGGYGLRELIVRVNGFDSPWGEDDVKAMATSGADAILLPKVESAAMVQALESKMAAAGAPAEMAIMCMMETPLGMLHAEEIAAASPRVSCFVMGTSDLVKDLQAAHTPERLPVLASLSLCLLAARGYGLAILDGVHLDLQDDEGFAASCRQGRELGMDGKTLIHPKTIAKANEVFGPSEQDVAWSHRIIEAHAQASAEGKGVIVVDGKLIENLHVENAKRLVALAEAIAEMEQATAAE